TGGTGTAGATTTCAAATTTTGCCCCGACATCGATCCCGCGCGTCGGTTCGTCTAATATTAGGAGCTTCGGCCCGACGAAAAGCCACTTTCCAAGCGACACCTTCTGCTGATTTCCACCGCTCAGCTTTCCGACCGTCTGTTCAAGCGAGTGCGCTTTGATGTAGAGGGAATTCTTGTATTCTGTCGCGACTTTTACTTCTTCGTTTTCGTTCAGGATGCCTTTTTCGGCGATTCCCTTCAGGTTGGCCGCGGTCACGTTGTTCTTGATATCCTGGATCAGGAAAAGCCCATCGCCTTTGCGGTCTTCCGTGACATAGGCGATCCCTGCTTTGATGGCATCGCTCGTATGTTTGAAATTTCGCTTCGTCCCATCGACAAAAAGTTCGCCCTGAAGCTTATAGTTTTTCGGATTCCCGAAGATGCTCAATGCCAGTTCGGTTCTGCCAGAGCCCATGAGGCCTGCGATCCCAACAATTTCGCCCTTTTTGACATGGAGGTCTGCATTTTTGACGACCGTCCGTGCGAGCTGCGTGTCATGGGCTGACCAATTGCGCAATTCGAGAATGGTTTCGCCGATCTTTTTTTCCGGACGCTTCGGATAGATATCCTCTATTTCGCGCCCGACCATGTTCTTGATGATGGTGCTTTCAATGATTTCACCTTTGGCGGCATCCAGCGTGCAGATTGTCCTTCCATCCCGCAGAACAGTCGCTTTGTCTGCAATGGAAATAACCTCTTTGAGCTTGTGGGAAATCATGATGCACGTGATTCCCTGGTTGCGCAGTTCTTTCAAAAGCTCAAGCAGGTTTTCACTGTCATCCTCGTTGAGTGCTGCCGTCGGT
This Falsibacillus pallidus DNA region includes the following protein-coding sequences:
- a CDS encoding sugar ABC transporter ATP-binding protein, producing the protein MSEFILEMNDISKEFTGVKALSNVNFKVRKGEIHCLIGENGAGKSTLMKVLSGVYPFGTYEGDIVFEGQVQKFNKINDSVKAGIAIIYQELALFPDLTVYENIFAGNEIKRKGFVDWNQTIVQAKEMLKKVKLNVNPETLVKDLGVGKQQLVEIAKTLSKEVKLLILDEPTAALNEDDSENLLELLKELRNQGITCIMISHKLKEVISIADKATVLRDGRTICTLDAAKGEIIESTIIKNMVGREIEDIYPKRPEKKIGETILELRNWSAHDTQLARTVVKNADLHVKKGEIVGIAGLMGSGRTELALSIFGNPKNYKLQGELFVDGTKRNFKHTSDAIKAGIAYVTEDRKGDGLFLIQDIKNNVTAANLKGIAEKGILNENEEVKVATEYKNSLYIKAHSLEQTVGKLSGGNQQKVSLGKWLFVGPKLLILDEPTRGIDVGAKFEIYTIMNKLIAEGLSIIMISSELGEVLGMSDRVYVMAEGKIKGELSIDDADQEKIMELATQ